A stretch of Vigna angularis cultivar LongXiaoDou No.4 chromosome 4, ASM1680809v1, whole genome shotgun sequence DNA encodes these proteins:
- the LOC108329916 gene encoding exocyst complex component EXO70E2: protein MEEHKPVISTCEQDQHVVAAAQHILKALAASKNVSSDLRKTLLDVESQLSAISIVNERKGRGIKPLENRLKCVEDKVTRWVANPSMTWDSSPNQSSNYLRVVGEIQTLIQSLESFSVVNDNGRQKELLERAYAVLQDAMSRLERELDHILVEHKQYFEPEYMSFDSKMDMAYDESFRAVEDEQVNEVSRSTGSSQSEANIVDLMNPAVLEYLKSIANVMFDSKYHQEFCQVFISSRRDALAEYFVILKMEKLSIEDVLKLEWQYLNHEMKKWIRAMKIIVQVYLVSEKRLCKHILGDFGSFYQCCFSEISQSFMLLLLNFGEAVAMGTHSPERIFRLLDMHEVLEHLSVDVDKLFFEEVGAFVRGEFHKLLTSIGDTIKSTFLAFRNAIATNHSKTPFPQGGVHHVTKYVMNYIMTLGEYGDTLNLLLVEEYSNDPAVYKQETSALSLCPVAFYFRSITTALESNLSNKSKLYKDVALQHIFMMNNIRYMVQKVKCSDLSHYFGDCWLRQHTAEYQRDARCYERVTWGPILSMLKDDNLPNCVSHRTLEKSCKKFCNAFREVYRTQSGWCIQDSQLREDLQISVSLKVVLAYGSYTGRNSSNIADKYIKYTVEDLQSYILDLFQGSSKSLHYTHQRN, encoded by the coding sequence ATGGAGGAACATAAACCTGTTATCTCCACTTGTGAACAAGATCAACACGTGGTTGCTGCTGCTCAACACATTTTAAAGGCACTAGCAGCCAGTAAGAATGTGTCCAGTGACTTGAGAAAAACCCTCTTGGATGTTGAGTCCCAATTGTCCGCAATTTCCATAGTCAATGAGAGGAAAGGAAGGGGTATCAAGCCATTAGAGAACCGGCTCAAGTGTGTTGAAGACAAGGTAACGAGGTGGGTAGCAAACCCTTCCATGACATGGGACTCTAGTCCCAATCAGTCTTCAAACTATTTGAGAGTTGTTGGTGAAATCCAAACACTGATTCAGAGTTTGGAAAGCTTTTCTGTGGTGAATGATAATGGGAGGCAGAAGGAACTTCTTGAGAGAGCATATGCAGTTTTGCAGGATGCTATGTCAAGGCTTGAGAGAGAATTAGACCACATTCTTGTTGAACATAAGCAGTACTTTGAGCCTGAATACATGTCTTTCGATTCTAAAATGGATATGGCATATGATGAATCATTTCGTGCAGTGGAGGATGAACAAGTTAACGAGGTCAGCAGGAGTACCGGTTCTAGCCAATCCGAGGCCAACATTGTTGATCTGATGAATCCAGCAGTACTTGAGTATCTCAAGAGTATTGCAAATGTCATGTTTGACTCAAAATACCATCAGGAGTTCTGTCAGGTCTTCATTTCATCCAGAAGGGATGCCTTGGCTGAGTATTTTGTTATTCTTAAGATGGAAAAATTAAGCATTGAGGATGTGCTGAAACTGGAGTGGCAGTACTTGAACCATGAGATGAAGAAATGGATACGAGCCATGAAGATCATTGTTCAGGTGTATCTTGTCAGTGAGAAAAGATTGTGCAAACACATCCTTGGGGACTTTGGATCCTTTTATCAGTGTTGCTTTTCTGAAATTTCTCAGAGTTTTATGCTTCtccttttgaattttggagAGGCCGTGGCAATGGGAACACACAGCCCAGAAAGAATATTTCGTTTGCTTGATATGCATGAGGTTTTGGAGCATCTTTCAGTGGATGTAGATAAATTGTTCTTTGAAGAAGTTGGTGCTTTTGTCAGAGGAGAGTTTCACAAGCTTCTAACGAGCATTGGTGACACTATTAAGTCTACATTTCTGGCATTCAGAAATGCTATTGCAACTAACCATTCAAAGACTCCTTTTCCTCAAGGGGGTGTTCACCATGTTACCAAGTATGTGATGAATTACATCATGACACTAGGTGAATATGGTGATACCCTTAATCTCCTTCTTGTTGAAGAATATTCAAATGATCCTGCAGTCTATAAACAAGAAACATCAGCTCTCTCACTGTGTCCAGTGGCCTTCTACTTTCGGTCAATCACCACAGCTCTAGAATCCAACTTGAGCAACAAGTCCAAACTATACAAAGATGTGGCTTTGCAACATATTTTCATGATGAACAACATTCGTTACATGGTGCAAAAGGTGAAGTGCTCTGATCTAAGCCACTATTTTGGAGACTGCTGGCTTCGGCAGCACACTGCTGAGTATCAGCGCGATGCAAGGTGTTATGAGAGGGTCACTTGGGGTCCAATACTTTCTATGCTTAAGGATGATAATTTGCCAAATTGTGTTTCACACAGAACTTTGGAGAAAAGCTGCAAAAAGTTTTGCAATGCCTTTCGTGAAGTGTACAGGACCCAGTCGGGGTGGTGTATCCAAGACTCTCAACTTCGTGAGGATCTACAAATTTCTGTTTCTCTGAAAGTGGTTCTTGCATACGGATCATACACTGGAAGAAACTCATCAAACATTGCAGATAAGTATATCAAGTACACTGTTGAGGATCTACAAAGTTATATTTTGGACCTTTTTCAAGGGTCGTCAAAATCTTTGCACTACACTCATCAAAGAAATTGA
- the LOC108330179 gene encoding probable calcium-binding protein CML15 yields MSKLKVNQLRQLRDIFEKFDTDSDGSLTNLELAALLRSLGLKPSSDQIHVLLMNLDSNGNGFVEFDELVDAILRNISAKILLNQEMLLGVFKYFDRDGNGFITAAELAGAMAKMGQPLTYRELREMITEADTDGDGVISFNEFVTVMGRSASGFLDFALL; encoded by the coding sequence ATGTCAAAACTTAAGGTTAATCAACTTCGCCAATTAAGagacatttttgaaaaatttgacaCAGATTCTGATGGTAGCCTAACCAATTTGGAGCTAGCCGCGCTACTTCGATCATTAGGGCTAAAGCCTTCAAGTGACCAAATCCATGTGTTATTAATGAACTTGGATTCAAATGGAAATGGATTTGTGGAGTTTGATGAGTTGGTGGATGCAATATTACGTAACATAAGTGCAAAGATATTATTGAACCAAGAAATGTTGCTTGGGGTATTCAAATATTTTGATCGTGACGGAAATGGTTTTATAACAGCCGCAGAACTAGCAGGGGCAATGGCCAAAATGGGTCAACCCCTTACCTATAGAGAGCTTAGAGAGATGATCACAGAAGCTGACACAGATGGGGATGGTGTCATTAGCTTCAATGAGTTTGTCACCGTGATGGGTAGATCAGCCTCTGGCTTCTTAGACTTTGCACTGTTGTAA
- the LOC108332022 gene encoding putative phospholipid-transporting ATPase 9 codes for MSGNGRKRRHFSRIHAFSCGKASFKGEHSLIGGPGFSRIVYCNEAERGEESFVSYGDNYVSTTKYTVATFLPKSLFEQFRRVANFYFLVCAILSFFPVSPYSAVSNVIPLVVVVAATMGKEAVEDWRRKKQDIDMNNRKVKMHHGDGVFDYSKWKDLKVGDIVKVEKDEFFPADLILLSSSYDDAICYVETMNLDGETNLKVKQALEETSKLQEDSSYQNFKAIIKCEDPNANLYSFVGNLELEDQLYPLAPQQLLLRDSKLRNTEFIYGAVIFTGHDTKVMQNSTEPPSKRSTVEKRMDKIIYFLFFVLFLISFVGSIFFGIATREDLENGVMMRWYLRPDNTTIYFDPKKAPVAAMLHFLTALMLYSYLIPISLYVSIEIVKVLQSIFINQDLHMYYEETDRPAHARTSNLNEELGQVDTILSDKTGTLTCNSMEFVKCSIAGIAYGQGVTEVERALAKQKGLPIGEELAEDGYVPKTSEVKSSVKGCNFMDERITNGNWISEPHADVIHRFLQLLAVCHTAIPEIDEENGRVSYEAESPDEAAFVVAARELGFEFYERTQTTISLREFNPKSGKTTERSYKLLNILEFSSTRKRMSVIVRDDEGKLLLFSKGADSVMFERLGRNGREFEEKTKQHIDEYADAGLRTLILAYRELGEEEYNTFNKEFMEANNLVSADREQIVEEVSEMIEKELILLGATAVEDKLQNGVPECIDKLAQAGIKLWVLTGDKMETAINVGYACSLLRQGMKQIIISSDTPEIKSLEKVEDKSAAAAAIKESVILQLKKGKELLSEYDENSEALALIIDGKSLTYALEDDVKDLFLALAVGCASVICCRSSPKQKALVTRLVKVKTCSTTLAIGDGANDVGMLQEADIGIGINGVEGMQAVMSSDISIAQFRFLERLLLVHGHWCYRRISSMICYFFYKNIAFGFTLFFYEIYASFSGQAAYNDWYLSLYNVFFTSLPVIALGVFDQDVSARLCLKFPLLYQEGVQNVLFSWKRILGWAFNGVLSATIIFFFCINAMENQAFRKAGEVADLEVLGATMYTCVVWVVNSQMALSISYFTYIQHLFIWGGIIFWYIFLIVYGTMDPTLSTTAYKVLIEACAPAPSYWLLTLLVLVASLLPYFAYAAIQMRFFPMFHQMILWIRNDGQTTDPEYVHVVRQRSIKHTTVGFTARFEASQSSGASKSIQV; via the exons ATGAGTGGTAATGGAAGGAAGAGGCGCCATTTCAGCAGAATCCATGCATTCTCTTGTGGGAAGGCTTCATTCAAAGGGGAGCATTCACTTATAGGGGGTCCTGGATTCTCAAGGATAGTGTACTGCAACGAGGCAGAACGGGGTGAGGAGAGTTTTGTGAGTTATGGTGACAATTATGTGAGTACTACTAAGTATACAGTGGCTACTTTTCTACCCAAGTCCTTGTTTGAGCAATTCAGGAGGGTGGCCAATTTTTACTTTCTTGTCTGTGCAATTCTGTCTTTTTTCCCGGTTTCTCCTTACTCGGCTGTCAGCAATGTTATTCctcttgttgttgtggttgctGCTACAATGGGGAAAGAGGCTGTTGAGGATTGGAGGAGGAAGAAGCAG GATATAGATATGAATAATAGAAAGGTTAAAATGCACCATGGAGATGGTGTTTTTGACTATTCTAAATGGAAGGATTTGAAAGTTGGAGACATAGTAAAGGTTGAAAAGGATGAATTTTTCCCTGCTGATTTAATCTTACTTTCATCAAGCTATGATGATGCAATTTGCTATGTTGAGACCATGAATCTTGATGGAGAAACAAATCTAAAAGTTAAACAAGCACTTGAAGAAACATCAAAGCTGCAAGAAGACTCAAGCTATCAAAATTTCAAGGCTATCATCAAATGCGAAGATCCAAATGCAAATTTGTACTCATTTGTAGGCAATTTGGAGCTTGAAGATCAATTGTATCCTCTAGCACCTCAGCAGCTGCTGCTTAGGGACTCAAAGCTAAGGAACACTGAATTTATCTATGGTGCGGTAATTTTCACAGGCCATGACACAAAGGTTATGCAGAATTCAACAGAACCTCCTTCCAAGAGAAGCACAGTTGAGAAACGGATGGATAAAATCATttactttctcttctttgtcttatttttaatatctttcgTTGGTTCAATTTTCTTCGGGATTGCAACTAGGGAAGACCTTGAAAATGGAGTTATGATGCGATGGTACCTCAGACCAGATAATACCACAATTTACTTTGATCCAAAGAAAGCACCAGTTGCAGCAATGCTGCATTTCTTGACTGCACTCATGTTGTATAGTTACTTGATTCCAATTTCTCTGTACGTTTCCATTGAAATTGTGAAAGTTCTTCAAAGCATTTTCATCAACCAGGATTTGCATATGTATTATGAGGAAACTGACAGGCCAGCTCATGCTCGTACCTCAAATTTGAATGAAGAACTTGGCCAAGTTGACACTATACTTTCAGATAAAACAGGAACTTTGACTTGCAACTCTATGGAATTCGTCAAGTGTTCTATTGCTGGGATTGCCTATGGCCAAGGAGTTACAGAAGTTGAGAGAGCTCTAGCCAAGCAAAAAGGATTACCTATAGGTGAAGAGTTGGCAGAAGATGGCTATGTTCCAAAGACTTCTGAAGTAAAGTCTTCCGTTAAAGGTTGTAACTTCATGGATGAGAGGATCACAAATGGAAATTGGATCAGTGAACCTCATGCCGATGTAATCCACAGGTTCCTGCAGTTGTTGGCTGTATGCCATACTGCAATACCTGAAATTGatgaagaaaatggaagagTTTCATATGAAGCTGAGTCACCTGATGAGGCAGCTTTTGTGGTTGCAGCCAGAGAACTTGGGTTTGAGTTTTATGAAAGGACACAGACAACTATCTCACTGCGTGAGTTCAATCCCAAATCAGGCAAAACAACTGAAAG GTCCTACAAACTTTTGAATATACTAGAGTTTAGTAGCACAAGAAAGCGGATGTCTGTAATTGTAAGAGATGATGAGGGGAAATTGCTACTATTTAGCAAAGGAGCAGACAG TGTCATGTTTGAACGTCTTGGAAGGAATGGAAGGGAGTTTGAAGAGAAGACTAAGCAGCACATTGATGAATATGCTGATGCTGGTCTGAGGACCTTGATACTTGCATATCGGGAACTTGGTGAAGAAGAGTACAATACATTCAATAAAGAATTTATGGAGGCCAACAACTTAGTAAGTGCTGATAGAGAGCAAATTGTGGAGGAAGTATCAGAAATGATTGAGAAGGAGTTAATTCTTCTTGGTGCTACTGCGGTCGAAGACAAGCTTCAAAATGGG GTTCCTGAATGCATCGACAAGCTAGCTCAGGCAGGAATTAAGCTATGGGTTCTGACTGGTGATAAAATGGAGACAGCAATCAATGTTGG GTATGCATGTAGTTTGCTCAGACAAGGAATGAAGCAAATTATAATCAGTTCAGACACTCCAGAAATCAAATCATTGGAGAAAGTGGAGGACAAGTCTGCTGCAGCAGCG GCAATCAAGGAAAGTGTTATTCTTCAACTAAAGAAAGGAAAGGAATTACTTTCTGAATATGATGAAAACTCTGAGGCATTAGCTCTTATCATTGATGGGAAGTCTCTTACTTATGCACTAGAAGATGATGTGAAGGACCTTTTTCTTGCACTTGCTGTTGGCTGTGCATCTGTCATATGCTGTCGTTCATCTCCCAAGCAGAAAGCACTC GTTACTAGACTGGTGAAGGTTAAAACTTGTAGCACAACTCTAGCAATTGGTGATGGAGCAAATGATGTTGGAATGCTTCAAGAAGCTGACATTGGGATTGGCATAAACGGTGTCGAAGGAATGCAG GCAGTTATGTCAAGCGATATTTCCATTGCCCAATTTCGGTTTCTAGAGCGTTTACTACTTGTGCATGGACATTGGTGTTACAGAAGAATCTCATCAATG ATCTGCTACTTCTTTTACAAGAACATTGCCTTTGGCTTTACCCTCTTCTTCTATGAGATCTACGCCTCGTTCTCAGGGCAAGCTGCATACAATGATTGGTACCTCTCACTATATAACGTATTCTTCACTTCCCTTCCGGTAATTGCCTTAGGAGTATTTGACCAGGATGTTTCTGCTAGATTATGTCTCAAG TTCCCATTATTATATCAAGAAGGTGTGCAAAATGTGCTGTTCAGCTGGAAACGGATTCTCGGTTGGGCATTTAATGGAGTATTGAGTGCTACCATAATATTCTTCTTCTGCATCAACGCAATGGAGAATCAAGCATTCCGCAAAGCAGGGGAAGTTGCTGATCTGGAAGTTCTTGGTGCAACCATGTACACTTGTGTGGTGTGGGTGGTGAATTCCCAAATGGCACTATCCATCAGTTACTTCACTTACATTCAGCATTTGTTCATATGGGGTGGCATTATTTTCTGGTACATATTCCTGATAGTGTATGGAACAATGGACCCCACTCTATCAACCACTGCCTATAAGGTGTTGATTGAAGCTTGTGCACCAGCACCATCATACTGGCTCCTCACTTTGCTTGTGCTTGTTGCTTCACTCCTTCCATACTTCGCCTATGCTGCAATCCAAATGAGGTTCTTCCCCATGTTCCATCAGATGATACTGTGGATTCGAAATGATGGGCAAACGACTGACCCAGAATACGTTCATGTTGTCAGACAGAGATCAATAAAACACACAACAGTTGGCTTCACGGCACGTTTTGAAGCATCGCAGAGTTCGGGAGCATCAAAGAGTATTCAAGTTTGA